In the Nicotiana tabacum cultivar K326 chromosome 16, ASM71507v2, whole genome shotgun sequence genome, one interval contains:
- the LOC107798249 gene encoding uncharacterized protein LOC107798249, with amino-acid sequence MRKVIAVDGTFLTGKYRGVLLSSVAQDSENHIFPVAFCVVDKECNAAYEYFFEQLSSIHPDSVELCIISDRHISIENGISKFYPQAHHGFCMRHLAENLRKNFHCGYLLHHYYSASKAYRIDEFNDHFQQIKDNDVRVAKYLEEDVGFHKWSRAHFPGNKLLDFPVQTSKKVFHTSVKMFQTSLKMYDVLTTNIVESVNSMFLLEREFPITALFDAINRRFAQKFHERRMQFLDTPTICVPSVEKKINKNAIFGNKLLVHPIRQQVFSITGHDAVAKVDLHNRTCSCREFDLDKIPCPHAMAAFRVEFGDQYVTSIYDYASDFYYIDTYVNAYVIEINPMPSEECWDVPPELVERKIPPPSCEIQLGRRKTNHIPASGEVKKKQNRCSICKRTGHKRTTCKKRTEGISNSVVA; translated from the exons ATGAGGAAAGTCATAGCTGTTGATGGGACATTTTTAACGGGAAAGTATCGTGGAGTGTTGTTGTCTTCCGTGGCACAAGATTCAGAGAACCATATTTTTCCTGTGGCATTTTGTGTAGTAGACAAGGAGTGTAATGCCGCATATGAATATTTTTTTGAACAATTGTCTAGCATACACCCCGACAGTGTTGAGTTGTGTATAATTTCTGATAGGCACATAAGCATAGAAAATGGGATCTCAAAATTTTACCCTCAGGCTCATCACGGATTTTGCATGAGGCACCTTGCTGAAAATCTTCGCAAAAATTTTCATTGCGGATATTTGCTTCACCATTATTATTCTGCATCTAAAGCATATAGGATTGATGAGTTCAACGATCATTTTCAACAAATCAAAGATAACGATGTAAGAGTTGCCAAATATCTTGAGGAGGATGTTGGGTTTCACAAATGGAGCAGAGCGCACTTCCCTGGTAACAA GTTACTGGACTTTCCAGTTCAAACATCTAAGAAGGTGTTTCACACATCTGttaagatgtttcaaacatctctTAAGAT GTATGATGTATTGACCACAAATATTGTTGAGTCTGTTAACTCAATGTTTCTACTCGAAAGAGAATTCCCCATCACTGCCCTATTCGATGCTATTAATAGGAGGTTTGCTCAAAAATTCCATGAGAGGCGTATGCAGTTCCTCGACACTCCAACCATTTGTGTCCCTTCAGTTGAAAAGAAGATTAATAAAAATGCAATATTTGGCAACAAGCTATTGGTCCATCCAATAAGGCAACAAGTGTTCAGCATCACCGGTCATGATGCGGTTGCAAAGGTTGATCTACACAACAGAACATGTTCTTGCAGAGAGTTCGACCTAGACAAAATACCTTGCCCACATGCTATGGCAGCCTTTAGAGTTGAGTTTGGTGATCAATACGTAACAAGCATTTATGATTATGCTTCTGACTTTTATTATATAGACACATACGTGAATGCATATGTCATAGAAATTAATCCAATGCCTTCTGAAGAATGTTGGGATGTTCCTCCGGAGCTTGTTGAGAGAAAAATACCTCCACCTTCATGTGAAATTCAACTGGGAAGAAGGAAGACAAATCATATTCCAGCAAGCGGGGAAGTAAAAAAGAAGCAAAACAGATGCTCCATATGCAAAAGGACTGGCCACAAAAGAACTACTTGCAAGAAGAGAACTGAAGGAATAAGCAACTCCGTTGTGGCTTAA
- the LOC107803331 gene encoding NAD-dependent protein deacylase SRT2, which produces MAMSMSLRLCCRPSFSGLKNKRDLLALDLAANHLNIPMGKWFSGVTKFTPFEGYVKFVQTTARITFPKISSDCKDNSPSNFLSHKKKVPYSDPPSMKDVDSLYEFFDRSTKLVVLTGAGMSTESGIPDYRSPNGAYSTGFKPITHQEFLRSVKARRRYWARSYAGWRRFTAAQPSTGHIALSSLEKAGHISFMITQNVDRLHHRAGSSPLELHGTVYIVACTNCGFTLPRELFQDQVKAHNPKWAEAIENLDYDSRSDKSFGMKQRPDGDIEIDEKFWEEDFYIPNCERCRGVLKPDVVFFGDNVPKARADAAMEAAKGCDAFLVLGSSMMTMSAFRLIKAAHEAGAATAIVNIGVTRADALVPLKISARVGEILPRLLDVGSLSIPAL; this is translated from the exons ATGGCCATGTCCATGTCTCTGCGACTTTGTTGCCGACCCTCTTTTTCT GGCTTAAAGAATAAAAGAGATTTGCTGGCCTTAGATTTGGCAG CTAATCATTTGAATATCCCAATGGGTAAATGGTTTAGTGGTGTAACAAAGTTCACTCCCTTTGAGGGATATGTTAAGTTTGTGCAAACAACAGCAAGAATAACATTTCCAAAGATCTCATCAGATTGTAAAGATAATTCCCCATCGAATTTTTTGAGTCACAAAAAGAAGGTTCCTTATTCGGATCCCCCTAGCATGAAAGATGTGGACAGTTTGTATGAATTCTTTGATAGGAG TACCAAGCTTGTTGTATTGACGGGAGCTGGCATGAGCACAGAGAGTGGAATTCCGGACTACAGGAG CCCGAATGGAGCTTATAGTACTGGTTTCAAACCAATTACCCATCAG GAGTTTCTCAGATCAGTCAAGGCTCGAAGGCGTTATTGGGCACGGAGTTATGCTGGCTGGAGACGTTTCACTGCTGCTCAACCTAGTACAGGTCATATAGCTCTATCATCTCTTGAGAAAGCAGGCCATATAAGTTTTATGATTACACAGAATGTGGACAG GCTGCATCATCGGGCTGGCAGCAGCCCACTTGAATTGCATGGGACTGTCTACATTGTCGCCTGTACAAATTGTGGTTTTACTCTACCTCGAGAACTGTTTCAAGATCAAGTGAAGGCTCATAATCCCAAG TGGGCAGAAGCTATCGAAAATTTGGACTATGACAGCCGATCAGACAAGAGCTTTGGAATGAAGCAAAGGCCTGATGGGGATATTGAGATCGATGAGAAATTCTGGGAGGAGGATTTCTACATTCCTAATTGTGAGAGGTGCCGAGGAGTTCTGAAACCTGAT GTTGTCTTCTTTGGGGATAATGTCCCTAAAGCTAGAGCGGATGCTGCCATGGAAGCTGCAAAGGGATGTGATGCCTTCCTTGTACTTGGTTCATCTATGATGACCATGTCTGCTTTCCGGCTTATCAA AGCTGCGCATGAGGCAGGTGCTGCTACTGCAATTGTAAATATTGGAGTTACACGAGCTGACGCTCTTGTACCTTTGAAAATTAGTGCTCGAGTTGGAGAG ATACTCCCAAGATTGCTCGATGTTGGATCCTTGAGTATCCCTGCTCTCTAG
- the LOC107784516 gene encoding NAC domain-containing protein 2-like (The RefSeq protein has 3 substitutions compared to this genomic sequence), protein MIKGVHRNQQQLELPAGFRFHPTDEELVQHYLCRKCAGQPISVSIIAEIDLCKFDPWQLPEKASHGEKEWYFFSPRDRKYPNGSRPNRAAGAGYWKATGADKPVGKPKTLGIKKALVFYAGKAPRGIKTNWIMHEYRLANVDRSAGKSNNNLRLDDWVLCRIYNKKGTLEKYYNVDNKEHLGFDEVEEEEEKPKVLPFSQSNELIAQLAPAPMPPRPQSMPGYFHFETSESMTRMHTTNSSSGSEHVLSSCNKEVQSAPKWDDLDNALDFQLNYLDSFQYDPFEPQMQQQNCNIDQFNSFQDMFVYMQKPY, encoded by the exons ATGATCAAAGGCGTACACAGAAATCAGCAGCAATTGGAATTACCAGCGGGATTTAGATTCCATCCAACGGATGAGGAATTAGTTCAACATTATCTCTGCCGTAAATGCGCTGGGCAGCCTATATCTGTTTCAATTATAGCTGAAATTGATCTTTACAAGTTTGATCCTTGGCAATTACCTG AGAAGGCTTTGCACGGTGAAAAGGAATGGTATTTTTTCTCACCAAGAGATAGAAAATATCCGAACGGCTCACGGCCAAACAGAGCGGCCGGAGCCGGTTACTGGAAGGCCACCGGAGCTGATAAGCCAGTGGGAAAGCCCAAGACTTTAGGGATAAAGAAGGCGTTAGTGTTTTACGCTGGAAAAGCACCCAGAGGAATCAAAACCAATTGGATAATGCACGAATATCGACTCGCTAATGTGGACCGGTCTGCTGGCAAGAGCAATAATAACTTGAGG CTTGACGATTGGGTATTGTGTCGAATATACAACAAGAAGGGCACACTTGAGAAGTATTACAATGTGGATAACAAGGAACATTTGGGCTTCGATGAAGttgaggaagaagaggaaaaacCAAAAATTTTACCATTTTCACAAAGTAATGAGTTGATAGCACAATTAGCACCAGCGCCGATGCCACCGCGGCCACAATCGATGCCGGGCTACTTTCACTTTGAAACGTCCGAGTCGATGACTAGGATGCATACAACAAACTCGAGCTCTGGGTCAGAGCATGTTTTGTCGTCGTGTAATAAGGAGGTCCAAAGTGCTCCCAAATGGGACGACCTCGACAATGCCCTTGATTTCCAGCTAAATTATTTGGACAGCTTCCAATATGACCCTTTTGAGCCCCAAATGCAGCAGCAAAATTGCAACATTGATCAGTTCAATTCTTTCCAAGACATGTTCGTATACATGCAGAAACCTTACTAA